Below is a genomic region from Enoplosus armatus isolate fEnoArm2 chromosome 10, fEnoArm2.hap1, whole genome shotgun sequence.
CAACAAATCCCTAACAGGCATGATGATAAGCACTACATTGTCTTGGCCCATAAAACTTATTATGTAGCGGACGTGCTGATATGAAGGAATTAACTTGACAGGGACTGACTGAAGTTACATAACAAGATGACAACACAAAAATCTCACAACAGCACCCTTTGCTGCAAATATCAGGTAGGGTTCATTATTAACTTTGACTGAATGAAATGCAAGGGTGctaatgaaacaaacaatatcTAGTCAGTCTCACctccatttttttattttaagtatgTCACTTACAGAAATATTGTGAATCTCAAAACtgcaaaacagcattttcaacTGAGCTTTCATCCCCTTACAAAACTATAATAGGAATGCTTTTCATATCTttagagaaaaaataaaaccaaacagatGAGCAGAATCTTTAAGAGACAGTGAATAAGTTTAAGATTTCAACTGTGAATTACAAAAGgtaaaattcatttttaacaggcagaaagacttttttgatttgatttggttATTTTCTGCTGTACAAGCTAGCAGCGGACAACTGAGGCAGCAACTGCTGTCCTTTCCAGCCAAACAATTTCACTGTGATAACTGAActgaaaggagacagaggatATTCAGCTTATTTTACTTTGGGGGAAAGGATTTCATGCGTACTTCTGCAAAAATCTACTTTGATGAAAAAAGAACAtggatttatatatttttattctttctaAAATAGCCATCTGGTAACACTGCACCAAAATAATGTGGATATGTAACACTACTTGATGTATGATTAGTACAAAATTCTTTCAAAATTGCTCATTTTGGTTTTTTCTTGACCAAATGAAACATGCTTGACCTATTGGAATTCATAACTTACCAGTCTCTCCTACctacagtataaaaacaaattagaaaaacaagctacaaatattttttcatgaaaaacaGCATTCTCAAAttaacttacttacttaatcAACTTATTAACATAAAGGTAATTCATActtgattaaaaacacaaacacatttaacacagtGTAGGACTGAAATAAGTAGGGACAATTGATTGACTATTGTGACAATGAGCTGAGCTCATCAGAGTTTCCACAGGTATGATTGTCCACGGTTATGTagagggtggatggatggatcagGAGTTCTCAGTTTCACATTAAGAGTGCAGAGGAGTAGGTGAGAGTCATCAGTCAGCCAGCTGGATGGGACGCAAGATGTGTGAGGGGGGTATTATTACTGGGAGTGActgtttttccttcaaaatTTGAATTACTACAATCCACAGAGGCGCACCAGGTTCCCTTCGTTGTGGCTTGGATCAAAGTAGAAGAGGATCTTAAGACTGCTTGACCTTGTTCTTTTCCTGGTCATTGATGTgctgttcctctctgctgtcgTCTCTCTCCGGCCGATCATCACTCTGGCGGGCAATAAGCAGTCGGCAGGTGAGCAGAATACCAAAGACTAGAGCGTGGGCGTAACGTTTCAGAGGGTCTCCTACTAGCTGGTGGAAGAACAGGACAGCCAGcatgaccagcagcagcaagaagTTGGCCACATCCTTTGGCCTGCCCGGCACAAGGGTGAGCACCACACCGCAGCCCACCTCCAGAGAGCCAATGATCTTACGAAGTAGGACAGAGCTGATCCCAATCTTTTTCAGGCCTGGCAATGCCTTGGCATAGCTCTTGTATGCCCTTTtctgaaaggagaaagagaaagatctTTTTTAATATCTCTAACATTTAACTAATACATACAAACTTACACGGGTGTCTTTTAGTGAGGTCATTTAAGGACCATGTAAGGCCACCATTCTCAAGAGAagtgtttaacatttaaatgcttttatttcatcacTATAGTTGCACAATTAATCGTCGGCCTATTGTTCCCTGGCGCAAGAAAACCTATAAAAGGTATGATAAGAAAGTATCCACTGAGCATATGTTGTTGCATATGAATTTGGATTTCGGATGAAGCCTGTACAGATGCCACCAATCATCTTCCACACAGGACATTTCAACATCAGCACCGACAGGTGCATCTCACAGAATTTGCTGGAAAGCGCCGCCATTGCTCTTTAGCTGTTAAGTTGCTCTTCATATTAAATGAGAAGCTTAGCAGCTACAACATATTTAATAGGCTTTAAAGAGCAAGATATTACTTACAACTCAGTAGATTACTCGGCATATATGTTGGCATCTTCAAACTAAATGTATTAGGAAAGTAAGGTGCATTcaatcattcattattcatcataGTTTCAGCGTTTACTAGCTAATGGCAGACGCATTTCGGATTGTTTTCTGTATCCATACTGATTCATGGACGGGTCCGGTGTTAATACTTAAGCATTTCATGGTTTTTATCTGAAAACATACAGGCCTAGCCTATGTGCTAACTGTATTATTACAGGCAATACAGCAGTCTTAACGGTTCATTTACAAGAATCTCCTTTTGGGAAAGCATCCATTTTCCATATCTTTTACTATTTAGGTCAGCGTCTCCTCACATTAATCGAGCTTGAGAACCGTTCGTgtctgcagcaaacacagaacaatgGCCTTTACCCACACAGCTGCGGACAGTTTATCATAACGGTTTACTCACCATTTCACTGTATGCATCTTTGCTTAGTCTCGGAGTGAGCTTAATAGTCCCCATGAACACGAAAAATAAACCCAAAGCAAAAGAAAGGGCCACGATAGTTATTGTCCTTGGTGAGGCCATGTTTCGCCACCGTGCATGCAGCTGGCGCTTCCCACTGAATTGAATGAAAGCCGGACGGTTTCCCGGTGAAGATGCACCAGGGGGATGGGCTTCTGgatgaaagacaaaaatggCGACGCGCTGGTCCCCTCTCTGCGCCGGATCCAGCAGCAGGAGACAACTGTAGCCTGACAGGAGCTCATCCACAATTCACACACGGCGTTACAGTTTCATTACCAATTCACTTATTGATAGCACTGACTCGACAGTGCTAGTAGGCCGTTATAGCTTCTGTAACAACAATAAATCGTCTCTAGactctcgggggggggggggcagcaagcCTGAGGCCCCATAACTCCAGTGGCTAACTCTGGAAAAAATTACTAAAGCACAATATTAGCTGATATGATCTTAGCTTTAAAGGaattttcagcattttgggaaataagcttatttgctCTATTGCAAagagttagattagaagatcaatacattgaggttgcctggcaaccagctactccaggaagtcacttcCCCTGGGAAACAACTCCCAGTAAAACCAGAAATTGTGGcctttacactttgttttttgtacggattaaacaaatgagataaaacatgttcattagagatctttagaagtgctggtaggtgtatttttttacctttggattGAGCTAAGTTAGctgtttttccctgttttctttacgctatgctaagataagctaaccggctgctggctttCACTTCATATTTACCATGCAGACAGGAGGGGTATCGACCTTCACATTAACTCTTGACAATAAAGAGAGTAcatgtgtttcccaaaatgtttaacttttcctttaaggtGAATCCTTCATTATCTGATTTTGAAGAGGGTCCTTGTATTAAAATGTAGTTGCGATAACTTTAAATACTCAGTTTTTGTACACTATGTTGCATATTCCTAAATTGATTTGTTTCATCTAATTACCACACAGCGGGTCAGGTGGTGCTCTAGCATAGAAAAACTGTACACATTGTACAGAGAGTGGGATGACCACGGGGTAATAGGCGGAGCTAGCAGTTCATTTTTGCCTCAGGATCCCCAAGCAGgttaatttgttttttccttgGTCTGCACGGAAAAAACTCTGACAGATTTGATTCCTAATTGTGTCAGTATCTCTCAaggcagcacaacaacaaaaaataatcagTACTTTTACAGATTTCAATAGAATCTCATTAAAAACCAGGTAGAGTAGGGTAGAGTGAAATAAAAGCctaaaatatttagaaatatgAACATTGCCTGGCTTAAGCATTTGATGGCTCCAACCCAAGTGGTGTTTGTGatcctaaaaaacaaaaaaacaccaaattatTCCTTCAATTAATTGATGAGTCTCTTAGCTCCCCGCTCATGTCTCGTCTTATTTGGTTAGTTTTGCACAAATAACATGTAAAACTATAGGTGTGTGTaggaatatttaaatattaatgtagGAGTTGTAGTGATACTATAGGAGGTAGAAAAATCTGACATGGTGGTCAAAACAAGGTCACAAATTCACCAGTGAGTAATGGAGACACTTTAAGCTGCAACAGAACTGTTTGACATGATGGATTTACAAAGAAAACTCATCATGATCGCTCAACAAACAACAGAAGTTATGCTTATCTTTAGTCAATTTAACAATTTTTGTCAAGGATAGTACAGTCAATATTGATAAAACTGAACAACTGCCAAAGCCAGAAGCTGTAGCATCACGGTCAAATCTGTTGTGCCATCTGATAAATTGTTTCTCCAGATGTAGGAAATGATTTGTGGATTGTGGAAGATCGTCAAGGTGACTAGAAGGCAGTACATTTTGGGGCTCAAATCTGACAGAACCGATTATACATTCAGataaacaatatgttttttcgtctatgttatatttttaaatcTAACAAATTACTTATactcctgttgctgctgctgtaatgtaAACAGATAAGATATGCCATGCAAGTagtgacaaaatgtttattatacAATTTCATAGATGTGTTCATCATTTCAGCAATGTCCCATATCTACCCAGTTCATTGttggaaaatgttcaaataatggtaaaaaaaaaaaaaagaaaagaaaagatacagTTCAAAAATCATGTTTACCTTACGATCAGAATTGCATAGATGTATACAAACAA
It encodes:
- the tmem35 gene encoding novel acetylcholine receptor chaperone, with translation MASPRTITIVALSFALGLFFVFMGTIKLTPRLSKDAYSEMKRAYKSYAKALPGLKKIGISSVLLRKIIGSLEVGCGVVLTLVPGRPKDVANFLLLLVMLAVLFFHQLVGDPLKRYAHALVFGILLTCRLLIARQSDDRPERDDSREEQHINDQEKNKVKQS